From a single Mobula birostris isolate sMobBir1 chromosome 32, sMobBir1.hap1, whole genome shotgun sequence genomic region:
- the junba gene encoding junB proto-oncogene, AP-1 transcription factor subunit a, translated as MSTKMEQPFYHDDSFFTGYGASDGALHEYGSKYLKPNLNLNLVEPSRSLKPQPRTQDEGMLNSGDSGLLKLASPELERLIIQSSNGVITTTPTPGQYFCSRNITDEQEGFADGFVKALEELHKINHVAPNVSISGSGMNCNANNAYGSSVPSEVPPVYTNLTAYNSNALSAGASYPTATISYLPPQPLAYNLAPVPVGHPRLQTLKEEPQTVPEVQSRGETPPLSPIDMENQERIKAERKRMRNRVAASKCRKRKLERIARLEDKVKTLKSDNAGLASTATVLRDQVSQLKQKVMTHISSGCQIVLTQKLQGF; from the coding sequence atgtCTACAAAGATGGAGCAGCCATTCTATCACGACGATTCCTTCTTTACGGGCTACGGGGCTTCCGACGGCGCTCTACACGAGTACGGGTCCAAATACCTAAAGCCCAATCTTAACCTCAACCTGGTCGAGCCGTCCCGGTCATTGAAACCGCAGCCCAGGACCCAAGACGAGGGCATGTTGAACAGTGGCGACTCGGGACTCTTGAAACTCGCCTCTCCCGAGTTGGAGCGGCTGATCATCCAATCGAGTAATGGGGTGATCACCACCACGCCCACCCCCGGACAGTATTTCTGTTCGAGGAACATCACGGACGAGCAGGAGGGCTTTGCGGATGGCTTCGTGAAGGCGCTGGAAGAGCTGCACAAAATAAACCATGTCGCGCCCAACGTGTCAATCTCCGGCTCGGGCATGAACTGCAACGCCAACAATGCGTACGGGAGCTCGGTGCCCTCGGAGGTGCCGCCAGTCTACACGAACCTCACCGCCTACAATTCCAACGCCTTGTCGGCCGGCGCAAGTTACCCCACCGCCACCATCAGCTACCTGCCTCCCCAGCCGCTCGCCTACAACCTGGCCCCGGTGCCCGTGGGTCACCCAAGGCTGCAGACGCTCAAGGAGGAGCCGCAGACCGTGCCCGAGGTGCAGAGCCGAGGAGAGACCCCGCCGCTCTCTCCCATCGACATGGAAAACCAAGAGCGCATCAAGGCGGAGAGGAAGCGCATGAGGAACCGGGTGGCCGCTTCTAAGTGCCGCAAGAGGAAACTTGAAAGGATAGCCCGGCTGGAAGACAAAGTGAAGACGCTGAAATCGGACAATGCGGGGCTGGCGTCCACGGCCACCGTCCTGAGGGACCAGGTCTCCCAATTGAAACAAAAAGTTATGACTCACATCAGCAGTGGATGCCAGATAGTATTAACGCAGAAACTGCAGGGCTTCTGA